The Chloroflexota bacterium genome window below encodes:
- a CDS encoding response regulator, with the protein MAFRILCVDDDQPQLSIISAVLRKEGYEVDCALDGNEGLVKARSFKPNLIILDVMMPGLNGYQVCKRLQADPETAKIGVLMLTAKGGVDDKYREAGDFAGKVKDRMAGFEVGATEFLTKPIKAKELVQRVKAVLWAHGNE; encoded by the coding sequence ATGGCGTTTCGAATTTTGTGTGTGGATGACGATCAGCCGCAATTGAGCATCATCTCCGCAGTGCTGCGGAAAGAGGGTTATGAGGTGGATTGTGCGCTCGACGGGAACGAGGGTCTGGTCAAAGCGCGTTCGTTCAAACCAAACCTCATCATCCTGGATGTGATGATGCCGGGCTTGAACGGATACCAGGTCTGCAAACGATTGCAAGCGGATCCGGAGACCGCCAAGATAGGCGTGTTGATGTTGACGGCAAAAGGCGGCGTGGACGATAAATATCGCGAAGCCGGCGATTTTGCTGGCAAGGTCAAGGACCGCATGGCTGGGTTTGAAGTCGGCGCAACCGAGTTCTTGACCAAGCCAATCAAAGCGAAGGAACTCGTTCAGCGCGTCAAAGCCGTGCTCTGGGCGCACGGCAATGAATAA